The stretch of DNA GAACCGGCAGACGCTGGAGCAGGGGCCGAAGCCGACTGTTTATAGGAAGTAGTCAGGAGTCAGGAGTCGGGAGTCAGGAGTCAGAGGGGCGCTGAGAAGGCGCCCTTTTCGTTTGCCTGAATCAATGGAGAGCCGGGGCGTCCTGCGCCCGGAAGGCGGGATTATAGTGGATGGGAGCGAACGCCATGTATTCCGCGCAGGTCATCGAGCACTTCGAGCGCCCCCGCAACGTCGGGGAGGTGGAAGGGGCGAGCGCGACCGCGGAGGTGGAGAACCCGGCCTGCGGCGACGTCATGCGGCTGAGCCTGCGGGTGGAAGCCGGGAGGATTGCGGAGGCGCGTTTCCGCACCCAGGGGTGCGTGACCGCCATCGCCTGCGGGTCGGCGCTGACGGAGATGCTGGCGGGGAGGACCGTCGCGGAGGCGGACGGCTTGCGGCGCGAAGAGCTGGTGTCAGCGCTGGGCGGGCTGAGCAACGAGACCATGCACGCCAGTCACTTGGCGATGGATGCGCTGCGGGCCGCGCTGCGGAAACTTTCCTATACGGCGTCAGGGCGGTAGATCGTCCAACGCCTTTGTTTCGCCAGCTCAGCCAGGTCGGGATTGGGGTTGATGGCGAAGGGGTGGCGAGCCAGTTCGAGCATGGCGGCGTCGTGGATGGAGTTGCCGAGGACGGCATCGGGGCAAGGGCCGATGCGCTCCCGCACGATGACTGCCTTGCCTTCGTCGGTCGGCACCCGGATGAGCTTGTCGGTGGCGCAGCCGGCTTCGATGGCGACGCAGGCAGCCAGCACGCGGTCCGGAGAAAACCCGAAATGAGGGGCGGCAGCGCGGATCACCCACTCGCTGGTGGAAGAGACCGCCCACAGCTCACAACCGGCGTCCGCCAGGCGGCCGGTCAGGCGCTGCATCTCAGGGAAGATGCGCTGGCGGACCTCGATCTCAAAGAAATGAGCGGCGGCGGCAAT from Terriglobales bacterium encodes:
- a CDS encoding iron-sulfur cluster assembly scaffold protein, producing MGANAMYSAQVIEHFERPRNVGEVEGASATAEVENPACGDVMRLSLRVEAGRIAEARFRTQGCVTAIACGSALTEMLAGRTVAEADGLRREELVSALGGLSNETMHASHLAMDALRAALRKLSYTASGR
- a CDS encoding haloacid dehalogenase-like hydrolase; amino-acid sequence: MIFASAKVSARAEEFIASVLRLRPKVAVFDCDGTLWDGDMGAGFFYWEIEQALIPREVADWALPRYTDYKAGRVDEETMCGEMVTIHAGITEEKIIAAAAHFFEIEVRQRIFPEMQRLTGRLADAGCELWAVSSTSEWVIRAAAPHFGFSPDRVLAACVAIEAGCATDKLIRVPTDEGKAVIVRERIGPCPDAVLGNSIHDAAMLELARHPFAINPNPDLAELAKQRRWTIYRPDAV